The following are encoded together in the Candidatus Methylomirabilis oxygeniifera genome:
- the leuB gene encoding 3-isopropylmalate dehydrogenase (Beta-IPM dehydrogenase) (IMDH) (3-IPM-DH) (Evidence 2b : Function of strongly homologous gene; Product type e : enzyme) has protein sequence MARIAVLPGDGVGPEIVREAVKVLRQIGVLFDISLTFEEGVVGGAAIDRCGTPLPPETWSLCRAADAILFGAVGGPKWDSLPVDCRPERGLLRLRKELGLYANLRPVKLFAPLIDASPLKREIIEGVDLLVLRELTGGLYFGEPKGIGPAPDGKGEQGIDTLSYTTHEIERIAKIGFQIAAQRRKRLTSVDKVNVLASSQLWRRVVAETAGEFPDVELDHMLVDNCSMQLIRDPRRFDVVLTENTFGDILSDEAAMLVGSIGMLPSASLGDGPGLYEPIHGSAPDIAGQDKANPLATILSAAMLLRHTLHHEPAAAAVDAAVSRVLEAGYRTPDIRQPGLTTLVGTAQMGDLVVERIDK, from the coding sequence ATGGCTCGAATTGCTGTATTACCCGGAGACGGGGTAGGACCGGAGATCGTCCGGGAGGCAGTGAAGGTCTTACGGCAGATCGGCGTGCTCTTCGACATTTCCCTAACGTTCGAAGAGGGGGTGGTCGGAGGCGCGGCTATCGACCGATGCGGAACCCCGCTTCCACCGGAGACCTGGAGCCTGTGTCGCGCCGCCGATGCGATCCTCTTCGGCGCGGTTGGTGGCCCGAAGTGGGACAGCCTGCCGGTCGATTGCCGGCCGGAGCGGGGCCTGCTCCGACTCCGCAAGGAGTTGGGGCTGTACGCGAACCTCAGACCGGTGAAACTGTTCGCCCCCCTCATTGATGCCTCGCCTCTGAAGCGCGAGATCATCGAGGGGGTTGATCTGCTCGTCCTCAGGGAACTGACCGGCGGCCTCTACTTCGGCGAACCGAAGGGGATAGGTCCGGCCCCGGACGGCAAAGGGGAGCAAGGTATCGATACGCTGAGCTACACCACCCATGAGATCGAGCGGATCGCCAAGATCGGATTTCAGATCGCCGCGCAGCGTCGGAAGCGACTGACGTCCGTCGATAAGGTCAATGTGTTGGCCAGCTCCCAACTCTGGCGTCGCGTGGTCGCCGAAACGGCCGGGGAGTTCCCGGATGTCGAGTTGGACCACATGCTGGTGGATAACTGTTCAATGCAACTCATCCGCGATCCTCGACGCTTCGATGTCGTGCTGACCGAAAATACCTTCGGAGATATCCTGAGCGACGAGGCCGCCATGCTCGTCGGCTCTATCGGCATGCTGCCGTCAGCCAGCCTGGGAGACGGACCCGGTCTGTACGAACCGATCCATGGCTCCGCCCCAGACATCGCCGGCCAGGACAAGGCGAATCCCCTCGCGACTATCCTATCCGCCGCAATGCTCCTGCGTCATACGCTCCACCACGAGCCGGCGGCAGCCGCCGTTGACGCCGCGGTAAGCCGAGTACTCGAAGCCGGGTATCGAACACCCGATATCCGGCAACCGGGACTCACGACGCTCGTTGGTACGGCACAAATGGGCGACCTCGTCGTCGAACGCATAGACAAATAA
- the engB gene encoding putative GTP-binding protein engB (Evidence 3 : Function proposed based on presence of conserved amino acid motif, structural feature or limited homology), whose protein sequence is MGRLCYTNPVKILSAEFVTSVSSLAQLPREPRAEIAVVGRSNVGKSSLINCLLRRRGLARVSGVPGRTQLLNFFLINRDFYLVDLPGYGYAKVPDSIRLAWGPLIEGYLASDRDLRVVIVLIDARQGVTEKDLQMKGLLDNFSINWIPVLTKIDKLRRTARQAHIRDAVDALGLRDPRAIIPFSAKSEEGRESLLAVIGDYAQTRPLSMGSALTPTSGPARLGKAVTDRS, encoded by the coding sequence TTGGGCCGGCTGTGCTATACTAATCCCGTGAAAATCCTTTCTGCAGAGTTCGTCACAAGCGTCTCATCGCTTGCCCAACTCCCACGTGAGCCACGCGCGGAGATTGCAGTCGTCGGCCGCTCCAATGTCGGCAAGTCGTCGCTGATCAACTGCCTGTTGCGTCGCCGTGGACTTGCTCGTGTCAGTGGCGTACCGGGCCGTACACAGTTGCTGAACTTTTTCCTGATCAATCGGGATTTCTATCTGGTTGACCTGCCTGGGTACGGCTACGCAAAAGTCCCTGATTCGATTCGGCTGGCGTGGGGACCGCTGATCGAAGGGTATCTGGCCTCGGATCGAGACCTTAGAGTGGTCATTGTACTTATCGATGCGCGACAAGGGGTTACGGAGAAGGACTTGCAGATGAAAGGGTTGTTGGACAATTTCTCCATCAACTGGATACCGGTTCTGACCAAGATCGATAAGCTCCGACGGACAGCCCGCCAGGCGCATATTCGCGATGCCGTAGACGCTTTAGGCTTACGCGATCCCCGGGCGATTATCCCATTTTCCGCGAAGTCCGAGGAAGGCCGGGAGTCGTTATTGGCCGTCATCGGTGACTACGCGCAAACACGACCTCTTTCGATGGGTTCGGCGTTGACTCCGACCTCCGGACCTGCTAGGCTCGGAAAAGCCGTAACGGATCGGTCATAG